One part of the Xylanimonas allomyrinae genome encodes these proteins:
- a CDS encoding vitamin K epoxide reductase family protein: MTITPATVSDEAPDDVLGEPRPTGFFHSRRWLFGEMLVGALISLFAAFKLSSEAVTLAANPDAVLSCDISTVVSCSTVALSWQASLFGFPNAFLGLAAEPVVITIAVLGLAGTRFPKWFMIAAQTIYLFGFVFAYWLFFEAVFQIHALCPWCLTVQLATTVVFFSMLHLNILDNNLHWPPRVQRAAMAVVRSGGLGFLLSAWLLATLAVVVLKYGAALLG, encoded by the coding sequence GTGACCATCACGCCCGCCACCGTGTCCGACGAGGCGCCCGACGACGTCCTCGGCGAACCGCGGCCGACCGGCTTCTTCCACTCGCGGCGCTGGCTGTTCGGCGAGATGCTCGTCGGCGCGCTGATCTCGTTGTTCGCTGCCTTCAAGCTCTCGTCGGAGGCCGTGACGCTCGCAGCCAACCCCGACGCGGTCCTCTCGTGCGACATCAGCACGGTGGTGTCCTGCTCGACGGTCGCGCTGTCGTGGCAGGCGTCGCTCTTCGGGTTCCCCAACGCGTTCCTCGGCCTGGCCGCCGAGCCCGTCGTCATCACGATCGCCGTGCTGGGTCTGGCGGGGACGCGGTTCCCGAAGTGGTTCATGATCGCCGCGCAGACGATCTACCTGTTCGGGTTCGTGTTCGCCTACTGGCTCTTCTTCGAGGCCGTCTTCCAGATCCACGCGCTGTGCCCGTGGTGCCTGACGGTGCAGCTGGCGACCACCGTCGTCTTCTTCTCGATGCTGCACCTCAACATCCTCGACAACAACCTGCACTGGCCGCCGAGAGTCCAGCGCGCAGCGATGGCGGTGGTGCGCAGCGGCGGGCTGGGCTTCCTGCTGTCGGCGTGGCTCCTCGCGACGCTCGCCGTCGTCGTCCTCAAGTACGGCGCCGCTCTGCTCGGCTGA
- a CDS encoding dsRBD fold-containing protein — MRATVGDRIVRASGRVDGAVRDGVVTAVRGEGGGPPYTVRWSDTDEESLVFPGGDCLVQPAAEHAEQADATVAHPRSRTWHVQVTMVESGPSTTAEATLVAGDVGRLRAVGRAQKDPADVEVAVVGDEIAAGRALRRLADTLLGQAEHDIAAQTGVHGHVHA, encoded by the coding sequence ATGAGGGCGACAGTGGGAGACCGGATCGTACGGGCGTCGGGCCGGGTCGACGGCGCGGTGCGCGACGGCGTCGTCACGGCGGTGCGCGGCGAGGGCGGTGGCCCGCCCTACACGGTGCGCTGGTCGGACACGGACGAGGAGTCGCTGGTGTTCCCCGGCGGCGACTGCCTGGTCCAGCCGGCCGCGGAGCACGCCGAGCAGGCGGACGCGACCGTCGCGCACCCGCGCAGCCGCACGTGGCACGTGCAGGTGACGATGGTCGAGTCGGGCCCGAGCACGACGGCGGAGGCGACGCTCGTGGCAGGCGACGTCGGCAGGCTGCGTGCCGTCGGACGTGCGCAGAAGGACCCGGCCGACGTGGAGGTCGCCGTCGTCGGCGACGAGATCGCCGCCGGGCGGGCGCTGCGGCGCCTGGCCGACACCCTGCTCGGTCAGGCCGAGCACGACATCGCGGCCCAGACCGGAGTGCACGGGCACGTCCACGCCTGA
- a CDS encoding dihydrofolate reductase family protein, with the protein MGTVTVYEHITLDGVMQAPWRADTDVRGGFAHGGWATGYDDDVLAQITATMLASSTGLLLGIRTYEDLLRHATTDAPGPPPQELLDTPKHVVSRDPSTPLPYPNSELHAGDAHLTVRRLKESWDGTLTVLGSGELVQALDAAGLVDEYVLLIYPILLGSGHRLFAEEHHKDLRLLDATPTTTGVLACRYAVGRLTTAR; encoded by the coding sequence ATGGGAACGGTCACCGTCTACGAGCACATCACACTCGACGGCGTCATGCAGGCGCCGTGGCGAGCCGACACCGACGTGCGCGGCGGGTTCGCCCACGGCGGCTGGGCCACCGGGTACGACGACGACGTGCTCGCGCAGATCACGGCGACGATGCTGGCGTCGAGCACGGGCCTGCTGCTGGGGATCCGCACCTATGAGGACCTGCTGCGGCACGCCACGACCGACGCGCCGGGGCCGCCCCCGCAGGAGCTCCTGGACACGCCCAAGCACGTCGTCAGCCGCGACCCCTCGACGCCGCTGCCGTACCCGAACAGCGAGCTGCACGCGGGCGACGCCCACCTGACCGTGCGGCGCCTGAAGGAGTCGTGGGACGGGACGCTCACCGTGCTCGGCAGCGGCGAGCTGGTGCAGGCGCTCGACGCAGCCGGGCTGGTCGACGAGTACGTGCTGCTGATCTACCCGATCCTGCTGGGCTCCGGCCACCGCCTGTTCGCCGAGGAGCACCACAAGGACCTGCGCCTGCTCGACGCGACACCGACGACGACGGGCGTGCTCGCCTGCCGCTACGCCGTCGGGCGGCTCACGACGGCTCGCTGA
- a CDS encoding biotin transporter BioY, whose protein sequence is MSQTIAVAPARTLVEILPAGRVRTVTAVVLGAVAVAVLGQVAVPLPFTPVPLSLGTLAVLGVGAALGPRLAAASIGLLVVAGVSGLPAFAGGTSGWAFASFGYVLGYLPAAVLMGWLARTGRDRSVWRTFAGAAGASALVYAVGAPWLAVYAHLSLGETLAAGVLPFLAGDAVKAAVVAGVLPTLWAAQRFVSARR, encoded by the coding sequence GTGTCACAGACCATCGCCGTCGCGCCTGCCCGCACCCTCGTCGAGATCCTGCCCGCCGGACGCGTGCGCACCGTCACCGCCGTCGTGCTCGGTGCCGTCGCCGTCGCCGTGCTGGGGCAGGTCGCCGTGCCGTTGCCCTTCACCCCCGTCCCGCTGTCGCTGGGCACGCTCGCCGTGCTCGGTGTGGGAGCCGCGCTCGGCCCGCGGCTGGCCGCGGCGTCGATCGGCCTGCTGGTCGTCGCGGGCGTGAGCGGCCTGCCGGCCTTCGCAGGCGGCACGAGCGGCTGGGCCTTCGCGTCGTTCGGCTACGTCCTCGGCTACCTGCCGGCCGCCGTCCTGATGGGATGGCTCGCGCGGACCGGGCGCGACCGCTCCGTGTGGCGCACCTTCGCCGGGGCCGCCGGCGCCAGCGCCCTGGTCTACGCCGTGGGTGCGCCGTGGCTGGCCGTGTACGCGCACCTCTCGCTCGGCGAGACGCTCGCCGCGGGCGTGCTGCCCTTCCTCGCGGGCGACGCCGTCAAGGCCGCGGTCGTCGCGGGCGTGCTGCCGACGCTGTGGGCGGCGCAGCGGTTCGTCTCCGCGCGCCGCTGA
- a CDS encoding VanW family protein, giving the protein MGHPTEREPAPAQPTPAPVTPAPASPAPASPAPASPAPASPAPATQAAVATLSLPVVPVPGDDAPRRRRLRTVAVAAAGLALVAGTYAGAQWLLTGRVPAGTSVAGVDVGGLGHDDAVARLDAGLAGVTGDPVEVATAAASAWADPADAGLGFDAEATVDALTGFSLDPLRLWAHLTGGGEAAPVVRVDDERLASAAQDLAGLLAVEPVDGTVGFTDGEPVATAAQDGSRVQPEDVALALRSRWLVEDGPLDVPAETVAPAIPQEATDAAYAQARLIVSAPVTVEVGGQVPELPADVLASAATFTPRGGELVAGFDGDALRDAVVERTTDLLTHAEDARFVFADGRPQVAGGAPGTTLDAAALAEAVRTAALGDARVAQAGLVDQEPEQTRASLEALGVREVVSSFSTAITNDVVRTNNLRRGAELLTGTLVRPGETFSLLDALGPITPARGFGNAPVIVGGQLQPGLGGGLSQMATNVYNAAHFAGFEIVERQPHSMWIPRYPAGREATIATGSIDLRFRNNTPHGAVLRSWVGGGQLHVEVWGTEHFRVESTAGPKRNVQPARATPSADPGCTPRAPGQDGFTITNHRRVFLGSTLVSENSHTWTYRPDHGVSCTYRPAEDAEPEAS; this is encoded by the coding sequence ATGGGCCACCCGACCGAGCGCGAGCCCGCGCCCGCGCAGCCGACCCCTGCCCCGGTGACCCCCGCACCCGCGAGCCCTGCACCCGCGAGCCCCGCACCCGCGAGCCCTGCACCCGCGAGCCCTGCACCCGCGACACAGGCCGCCGTGGCCACGCTCTCGCTGCCCGTCGTCCCCGTGCCGGGCGACGACGCCCCCCGGCGGCGGCGCCTGCGCACCGTCGCCGTGGCGGCTGCGGGCCTGGCGCTCGTGGCAGGCACGTACGCCGGCGCCCAGTGGCTGCTCACCGGGCGCGTCCCGGCCGGGACCTCCGTCGCGGGCGTCGACGTCGGCGGGCTCGGGCACGACGACGCCGTCGCGCGGCTCGACGCCGGGCTCGCGGGGGTCACCGGCGATCCGGTCGAGGTGGCGACTGCGGCGGCGTCGGCATGGGCCGACCCGGCCGACGCGGGCCTGGGCTTCGACGCCGAGGCGACGGTCGACGCGCTCACCGGGTTCTCGCTGGACCCGCTGCGCCTGTGGGCGCACCTGACCGGCGGCGGCGAGGCCGCCCCGGTCGTCCGCGTGGACGACGAGCGGCTCGCGTCGGCCGCGCAGGACCTCGCCGGCCTGCTCGCGGTCGAGCCCGTCGACGGCACCGTCGGCTTCACGGACGGGGAGCCCGTGGCCACCGCCGCGCAGGACGGCTCGCGCGTGCAGCCCGAGGACGTGGCCCTGGCGCTGCGCTCGCGGTGGCTGGTCGAGGACGGCCCGCTCGACGTGCCCGCCGAGACCGTCGCGCCCGCGATCCCCCAGGAGGCGACCGACGCCGCCTACGCGCAGGCCCGCCTGATCGTCTCCGCTCCCGTGACCGTCGAGGTCGGCGGGCAGGTCCCCGAGCTGCCCGCCGACGTCCTCGCGTCCGCCGCGACCTTCACGCCGCGCGGCGGCGAGCTCGTGGCCGGGTTCGACGGCGACGCGCTGCGCGACGCCGTCGTCGAGCGCACGACGGACCTGCTGACGCACGCCGAGGACGCCCGGTTCGTGTTCGCCGACGGGCGGCCGCAGGTCGCCGGAGGCGCGCCCGGGACGACACTCGACGCCGCCGCACTGGCCGAGGCCGTCCGCACGGCCGCGCTCGGCGACGCGAGGGTCGCTCAGGCCGGTCTCGTGGACCAGGAGCCCGAGCAGACGCGTGCCTCGCTCGAGGCCCTCGGCGTGCGCGAGGTCGTGTCGAGCTTCTCGACGGCGATCACCAACGACGTCGTCCGCACGAACAACCTGCGGCGTGGCGCCGAGCTGCTGACCGGGACGCTCGTGCGGCCCGGGGAGACGTTCTCGCTGCTGGACGCGCTGGGTCCGATCACACCCGCGCGAGGGTTCGGCAACGCTCCGGTCATCGTCGGCGGGCAGCTCCAGCCGGGGCTCGGCGGCGGGCTCTCGCAGATGGCCACCAACGTGTACAACGCGGCGCACTTCGCGGGGTTCGAGATCGTCGAGAGGCAGCCGCACTCGATGTGGATCCCGCGCTACCCGGCGGGCCGTGAGGCGACGATCGCCACCGGGTCGATCGACCTGCGGTTCCGCAACAACACACCGCACGGCGCCGTGCTGCGCTCGTGGGTCGGAGGCGGGCAGCTCCACGTCGAGGTGTGGGGCACCGAGCACTTCCGCGTCGAGTCCACGGCCGGGCCCAAGCGCAACGTCCAGCCGGCCCGGGCGACGCCGTCGGCCGACCCGGGCTGCACCCCGCGCGCGCCCGGGCAGGACGGGTTCACCATCACCAACCACCGCCGCGTGTTCCTCGGCAGCACGCTGGTGAGCGAGAACTCGCACACGTGGACCTACCGGCCCGACCACGGGGTCTCCTGCACGTACCGGCCCGCGGAGGACGCCGAGCCGGAGGCGTCCTGA
- a CDS encoding primary-amine oxidase gives MPHAGLTTTRPTTRHPLSTLTAEEITAASAVVSAAGLVAATTRFAYVGLLDAPKADVLAWEAGTGDLPARQVRVQLLDLESGVQHDVVVDVTAGVVVSDEVLQSAEVGQLPILDAEFDLVPQIVAASPEWVAALAKRDLTPEQVVTVPLSAGEFGIEGEAGRRMARVFGFRQDFPTDHPWAHPVDGLVAYVDLTRRQVTRVIDHATMPVPEPHGNYLDPEVAGPPRTTLKPIEITQPQGPSFTVDDDGLMTWEGWQVRVAFDAREGLVLHRMSIADGDEQRSVVYRASISEMVVPYGDPSPTRFWQNYFDTGEYLFGRYVNSLELGCDCLGEIHYLDVTLADESGNPRVVKNGICMHEEDYGVLWKHSDGFTGVAATRRQRRMVISFFTTVGNYDYGFYWYLYLDGTIECEAKLTGILFPSAYPGDGPDGEPYPYATLVSPGVGAPVHQHLFSARLDLDIDGTPNAVDEVDGVRLPISETNPHGNAFTNRRTRLTSEGHAAREADGAVGRTWHISSTERTNGLGRPTAYVLFAEHTPTLLAADDSPIARRAAFATKHVWVTRFADDERYAAGTHINQHAGGDGLAAWRAKDRPIDGEDVVLWHTFGLTHFPRPEDWPIMPTDYARFTLKPYGFFDRNPTLDVPDNASAHCATPAQHNGTGHNGTGHNGTGPNGTGPNGTGHDCAGHNGTQHHQHG, from the coding sequence ATGCCGCACGCCGGCTTGACCACGACCCGTCCGACGACCCGCCACCCGCTGTCGACGCTCACGGCCGAGGAGATCACCGCGGCGTCCGCCGTCGTCTCGGCGGCCGGGCTGGTGGCCGCGACGACCCGCTTCGCCTACGTGGGCCTGCTGGACGCGCCCAAGGCCGACGTCCTGGCGTGGGAGGCGGGCACGGGCGACCTGCCCGCACGGCAGGTGCGCGTGCAGCTGCTGGACCTGGAGAGCGGCGTCCAGCACGACGTCGTCGTCGACGTGACCGCGGGCGTCGTCGTGAGCGACGAGGTGCTCCAGAGCGCCGAGGTGGGGCAGCTGCCGATCCTCGACGCCGAGTTCGACCTCGTGCCGCAGATCGTCGCCGCCTCGCCCGAGTGGGTCGCGGCGCTGGCCAAGCGTGACCTGACCCCCGAACAGGTCGTGACCGTGCCGCTGTCGGCCGGGGAGTTCGGGATCGAGGGTGAGGCCGGCCGGCGCATGGCCCGCGTCTTCGGGTTCCGGCAGGACTTCCCGACCGACCACCCGTGGGCGCACCCCGTCGACGGCCTGGTCGCCTACGTCGACCTCACGCGCCGCCAGGTCACGCGCGTCATCGACCACGCGACGATGCCGGTGCCCGAGCCGCACGGCAACTACCTCGACCCCGAGGTCGCCGGGCCGCCGCGCACCACGCTCAAGCCCATCGAGATCACCCAGCCGCAGGGCCCGTCGTTCACCGTGGACGACGACGGCCTGATGACCTGGGAGGGCTGGCAGGTGCGTGTGGCCTTCGACGCGCGCGAGGGCCTGGTGCTGCACCGCATGTCGATCGCCGACGGCGACGAGCAGCGCTCGGTGGTCTACCGCGCCTCGATCTCCGAGATGGTGGTGCCCTACGGCGACCCGTCGCCCACGCGGTTCTGGCAGAACTACTTCGACACCGGCGAGTACCTGTTCGGGCGGTACGTGAACTCGCTCGAGCTGGGCTGCGACTGCCTGGGCGAGATCCACTACCTGGACGTCACGCTCGCCGACGAGTCGGGCAACCCGCGCGTGGTCAAGAACGGCATCTGCATGCACGAGGAGGACTACGGCGTCCTGTGGAAGCACTCCGACGGCTTCACCGGGGTGGCGGCGACGCGCCGCCAGCGGCGCATGGTCATCTCGTTCTTCACCACCGTCGGCAACTACGACTACGGCTTCTACTGGTACCTGTACCTCGACGGCACCATCGAGTGCGAGGCCAAGCTCACCGGCATCCTGTTCCCGTCGGCCTACCCCGGCGACGGCCCCGACGGCGAGCCGTACCCGTACGCGACGCTCGTCTCCCCGGGCGTGGGCGCCCCGGTCCACCAGCACCTGTTCTCGGCCCGGCTCGACCTCGACATCGACGGCACGCCCAACGCGGTCGACGAGGTCGACGGCGTGCGCCTGCCGATCAGCGAGACCAACCCCCACGGCAACGCGTTCACCAACCGCCGCACCCGCCTGACGTCGGAGGGCCACGCCGCGCGCGAGGCCGACGGCGCCGTGGGCCGCACGTGGCACATCAGCTCGACCGAGCGCACCAACGGCCTCGGCCGCCCGACGGCGTACGTGCTGTTCGCCGAGCACACCCCCACGCTGCTGGCCGCCGACGACTCGCCCATCGCGCGGCGCGCCGCGTTCGCCACCAAGCACGTGTGGGTCACGCGGTTCGCCGACGACGAGCGCTACGCGGCGGGCACGCACATCAACCAGCACGCCGGCGGCGACGGGCTCGCCGCGTGGCGGGCCAAGGACCGCCCGATCGACGGCGAGGACGTCGTGCTGTGGCACACGTTCGGGCTCACGCACTTCCCCCGCCCCGAGGACTGGCCGATCATGCCGACCGACTACGCGCGGTTCACGCTCA